The Sphingomonas telluris genome includes a window with the following:
- a CDS encoding M23 family metallopeptidase: MNVDFILHNPTDQELAVTEVRASVLAASGEVVEKRLAWQAALDLIGLGAGAKLPPRHDSLIYNPFHFAAATAGQRIRYEFDISGQSAPAVTEVSPRVCRTNAGLRLPLAGRVLVLDGHDALSHHRRFNYLAKWARDEGMTDNVQRFALDLVVVDEAGLRFRGSGSRNEDFHGWERPVVAPGDGIVVAAHDGQPDNDKIGAENNWHGRTWESSAGNYVAIRHNDHEVSVLDHMRQGSVKVQVGDKVRSGQVVGLIGNSGSSLMPHLHYELQDHAGVNDAHGLPAYFRNLRLVSGQIAGAHGAVLDSGDIVIAE, from the coding sequence GTGAACGTCGACTTCATCCTTCATAACCCAACTGATCAGGAGCTTGCGGTTACGGAGGTTCGGGCATCAGTTTTGGCGGCGTCAGGAGAGGTCGTTGAAAAGCGGCTGGCCTGGCAAGCAGCATTGGACCTCATCGGACTAGGGGCTGGCGCTAAGCTCCCACCAAGGCATGACAGCCTCATCTACAACCCGTTCCACTTCGCCGCGGCCACGGCTGGCCAGCGGATACGCTACGAGTTCGACATTTCCGGCCAGTCTGCTCCAGCAGTCACCGAAGTTTCGCCTCGTGTCTGCAGAACCAACGCCGGGCTAAGGCTGCCCTTGGCGGGCCGTGTCTTGGTGCTCGATGGCCACGACGCTTTGTCCCACCATCGGAGATTCAATTATTTGGCCAAGTGGGCGCGCGACGAAGGAATGACCGATAATGTCCAGCGCTTTGCTCTCGACTTGGTCGTTGTCGATGAGGCCGGCCTCCGGTTCCGCGGAAGCGGGTCTCGAAATGAGGACTTCCACGGTTGGGAGCGGCCTGTTGTAGCACCTGGCGATGGGATCGTGGTCGCTGCTCACGATGGGCAGCCCGACAATGACAAGATCGGAGCAGAGAACAACTGGCACGGACGGACGTGGGAGAGCAGCGCGGGCAACTACGTGGCAATCCGCCACAATGACCATGAGGTCAGCGTCCTCGATCACATGAGGCAGGGCAGCGTGAAGGTCCAAGTTGGCGACAAAGTACGCTCCGGTCAGGTGGTAGGATTAATCGGAAACTCGGGATCCTCACTCATGCCGCACCTTCACTACGAACTGCAGGACCACGCAGGAGTAAATGACGCTCACGGACTGCCGGCCTACTTCCGCAACCTACGCTTGGTCTCGGGTCAAATAGCGGGCGCGCATGGCGCTGTATTGGATAGCGGGGACATCGTCATAGCTGAATGA